The following proteins are encoded in a genomic region of Haloarcula marina:
- a CDS encoding ArsR family transcriptional regulator: MAQIMWDDVSYVISSEYRIATLRRLATGPATPSKIAADTDIAIAHISRALQELREHDLVELLVSEQRRKGRVYGPTEVGDRVWTQITEQQMV; this comes from the coding sequence ATGGCTCAAATCATGTGGGACGACGTCAGCTACGTCATCAGCTCCGAGTACAGAATCGCGACGCTGCGCCGACTCGCGACGGGACCAGCGACGCCCTCGAAAATCGCCGCCGACACCGACATCGCTATCGCGCACATCTCCCGCGCGCTACAGGAACTCCGGGAACACGACCTCGTGGAGTTGCTCGTCTCCGAACAGCGCCGGAAGGGGCGCGTCTACGGCCCCACCGAAGTCGGGGACCGCGTCTGGACACAGATAACCGAACAGCAGATGGTCTGA